A stretch of Mytilus edulis chromosome 11, xbMytEdul2.2, whole genome shotgun sequence DNA encodes these proteins:
- the LOC139494460 gene encoding calcium-responsive transcription factor-like: MYYVNTETIDLVSTDYKAHQIWWEDGKADDRCKIDTNGCPYIILGYDVRECQHGPDRNIKKKIQYKAEKEEKSKTDHSYVMKGRTLIQNTKKMICPARITQRRIIKFPGYRLENSSSKWRRKQTAKTLRKALEESSADVVKEEEIHMYYSTADDHKNHIIGEFAGLCQPVGPEVKAKIRQLVGDGVTKVSEMKRHLKVFVKKELEIEDQTIPSRRFYPTDKDIRNHVDTTKNKFRFSKDDQTNLEHLVQGWTKTFPDDNFYLRTCVQ; encoded by the exons ATGTATTATGTCAACACTGAAACCATTGATCTTGTTTCAACAGACTACAAAGCACATCAGATTTGGTGGGAAGATGGAAAAGCTGATGACAGATGTAAAATAGATACTAATGGCTGTCCTTACATTATTCTGGGATATGATGTTAGAGAATGTCAGCATGGTCCTGACCGAAACATCAAAAAGAAGATCCAATATAAAGCAGAAAAA gAAGAAAAGTCGAAAACTGACCATAGCTATGTTATGAAAGGCAGGACTCTGATTCAAAACACTAAAAAGATGATATGTCCTGCTAGGATAACCCAGAGACGCATTATTAAATTTCCAGGATACagg TTAGAAAATAGTTCAAGTAAATGGAGAAGGAAGCAGACTGCAAAAACTCTTCGCAAAGCTTTGGAAGAGTCATCTGCAGATGTTGTGAAAGAAGAAGAAATCCACATGTATTATTCAACTGCAGATGACCATAAAAACCATATAATAGGAGAG TTTGCTGGACTTTGTCAACCAGTTGGACCAGAAGTTAAGGCAAAAATTAGACAACTGGTTGGAGATGGGGTGACAAAAGTGTCAGAGATGAAGAgacatttaaaagtatttgttaaAAAAGAACTAGAAATTGAGGACCAGACCATACCTAGCCGTCGGTTTTATCCAACGGACAAAGACATCAGGAACCATGTGGATACAACGAAAAACAAATTCAG ATTTTCCAAAGATGATCAGACTAATCTTGAACATTTAGTTCAAGGATGGACAAAGACATTTCCagatgataatttttatttaagaacATGCGTACAGTGA